In Streptomyces sp. NBC_01408, one DNA window encodes the following:
- a CDS encoding low temperature requirement protein A, with the protein MAYTPMTARSREEDHRAATPLELFFDLCFVVAIAQCGARLVHALAEGHPGTGVIGYFFVFFGVWWAWMNFTWFASAYDCDDVPYRIATLVQIAGVLVYAAGVSRAFDENDWTVAVIGYLIMRVALTAQWLRAAAGESGPARAAALEYAAGLVICQAGWVGLLFAPEGAKRWLFLVMVAAELLVPVVAEHGHQTPWHAHHIVERYGLFTIIVLGETIAASTVAVKSALDEHEALGQLLPIAAGGLLIVFAAWWIYFAVPMHEHLTSNREAIPWGYGHLLIFASGAAIGAGIEVAVEYTVGKAHISQLSANAAVTVPSALFLLMVWLLHSRHFKRGPAQQLTLPLSALALLACTWTGPYAVLWAGLVATATVAVGETLATRGDR; encoded by the coding sequence ATGGCCTACACCCCCATGACCGCCCGCAGCCGCGAAGAGGACCACCGCGCGGCCACTCCGCTGGAGCTGTTCTTCGACCTCTGTTTCGTCGTCGCGATCGCGCAGTGCGGTGCCCGGCTGGTGCACGCGCTGGCGGAGGGCCACCCCGGCACCGGCGTAATCGGGTACTTTTTCGTATTTTTTGGCGTTTGGTGGGCGTGGATGAACTTCACGTGGTTCGCCTCCGCCTACGACTGCGACGACGTCCCGTACCGGATCGCGACCCTGGTGCAGATCGCCGGTGTCCTCGTCTACGCGGCCGGGGTGAGCCGGGCCTTCGACGAGAACGACTGGACGGTGGCCGTCATCGGCTACCTGATCATGCGCGTGGCGCTGACCGCCCAGTGGCTGCGGGCCGCGGCCGGGGAGAGCGGCCCGGCGCGCGCGGCGGCCCTGGAGTACGCGGCCGGGCTGGTGATCTGCCAGGCGGGCTGGGTGGGGCTGCTGTTCGCCCCGGAAGGCGCCAAGCGGTGGCTGTTCCTGGTGATGGTGGCGGCCGAGCTGCTGGTCCCGGTGGTGGCCGAGCACGGGCACCAGACACCCTGGCACGCCCACCACATCGTGGAGCGGTACGGCCTGTTCACCATCATCGTGCTGGGCGAGACGATCGCCGCGAGCACGGTGGCGGTGAAGTCGGCGCTCGACGAGCACGAGGCGCTGGGGCAGTTGCTGCCCATCGCCGCGGGCGGGCTGCTGATCGTCTTCGCCGCCTGGTGGATCTACTTCGCGGTGCCGATGCACGAGCACCTGACCTCCAACCGCGAGGCCATCCCGTGGGGTTACGGCCACCTGCTGATCTTCGCCTCGGGCGCGGCGATCGGAGCGGGCATCGAGGTCGCGGTGGAGTACACGGTGGGCAAGGCGCACATCTCGCAGCTCTCCGCGAACGCCGCCGTCACCGTCCCCTCAGCCCTGTTCCTGCTGATGGTGTGGCTGCTGCACTCCCGCCACTTCAAGCGCGGCCCCGCCCAGCAGCTGACCCTGCCGCTGTCGGCCCTCGCCCTCCTGGCCTGCACCTGGACGGGCCCGTACGCGGTGCTCTGGGCGGGCCTGGTGGCTACCGCCACCGTGGCGGTGGGCGAAACCCTCGCTACGCGCGGCGACCGCTGA
- a CDS encoding NAD(P)-binding domain-containing protein has translation MDDLVVVGAGPYGLSIAAHAAGAGLDVRVLGRPMASWRDHMPGGMYLKSEPWSSNLSSPDGRYTLAEYCASRGLAAEHGTPLPIGTFSAYGMWFARHAAPEVEEVTVTEVTPQGEAFRIRTAEGPPLLARTVAVAVGVMPFVHHPRALRDLPPAHYSHSSGHRDLSRFAGLEVAVLGAGQAALETAALLAEQGARPCLVARRSRLNWNTEPQPLGRPVLRSVREPHSGLGTGWRSWVWAELPWAVRRLPAETRERIAATALGPAGAWWLRERFERRVPVLLGHRLHRAVAVGERTRLGLTTRGGESVVLDTAHVIAATGFTPDLARLELLDAGLRAALETVGAGGTPELSRGFESSWPGLFFAGLLTAPSFGPSMRFVHGAGFTAGRLVRGVLRHLGTRGPLPGERRTAPDRAKTYLR, from the coding sequence ATGGACGATCTCGTGGTGGTCGGCGCGGGCCCGTACGGGCTGTCGATCGCCGCGCACGCCGCGGGAGCGGGGCTCGACGTGCGCGTACTGGGGCGGCCGATGGCCTCGTGGCGCGACCACATGCCCGGGGGCATGTACCTCAAGTCGGAGCCCTGGTCGTCCAATCTGTCCTCGCCGGACGGGCGGTACACCCTGGCCGAGTACTGCGCCAGCCGCGGACTGGCCGCGGAACACGGCACTCCGCTGCCGATCGGCACGTTCAGCGCATACGGGATGTGGTTCGCCCGGCACGCCGCGCCCGAGGTGGAGGAGGTGACCGTCACGGAAGTGACCCCGCAGGGCGAGGCCTTCCGGATCCGCACCGCCGAGGGGCCCCCGCTGCTCGCCCGTACGGTCGCCGTCGCGGTCGGCGTGATGCCCTTCGTCCACCACCCCCGGGCGTTGCGGGACCTCCCGCCCGCGCACTACTCGCACAGCAGCGGGCACCGGGACCTGTCCCGGTTCGCCGGGCTGGAGGTCGCCGTGCTCGGAGCGGGGCAGGCGGCCCTGGAGACCGCCGCCCTGCTGGCCGAGCAGGGCGCCCGGCCCTGCCTGGTGGCCCGGCGGTCCCGGCTGAACTGGAACACCGAGCCGCAGCCCCTGGGCCGGCCCGTGCTGCGCTCCGTGCGCGAGCCGCACAGCGGGCTCGGCACCGGATGGCGCAGCTGGGTGTGGGCGGAGCTGCCCTGGGCGGTGCGCCGGCTGCCCGCCGAGACCCGGGAGCGGATCGCGGCCACCGCGCTGGGACCCGCCGGTGCCTGGTGGCTGCGGGAGCGGTTCGAGCGGCGCGTCCCCGTGCTGCTCGGGCACCGGCTGCACCGGGCGGTGGCGGTGGGCGAGCGGACCCGGCTCGGGCTGACCACCAGGGGCGGGGAGTCCGTGGTCCTGGACACCGCGCACGTCATCGCCGCCACCGGGTTCACCCCGGACCTGGCCCGGCTGGAGCTGCTCGACGCGGGGCTGCGGGCTGCGCTGGAGACCGTAGGGGCCGGCGGGACCCCGGAGCTGAGCCGGGGCTTCGAGTCCTCGTGGCCCGGGCTGTTCTTCGCCGGGCTGCTGACGGCTCCCTCATTCGGCCCTTCCATGCGATTCGTGCACGGCGCGGGCTTCACGGCGGGGAGACTGGTGAGAGGAGTCCTGCGGCACCTCGGCACCCGGGGGCCGCTGCCGGGCGAGAGACGGACCGCGCCCGACCGGGCGAAGACGTATCTGCGATGA
- a CDS encoding MerR family transcriptional regulator, which produces MRSIGEMARDSGLGVSALRFYDGAGVLVPAWVDPVSGYRWYGPEQLGEARLLARLRRAGMPLADIRLVLAGWSAADTDLVRTLLQAHLHRMERGLSDARGEFSTIRALLERRENPMALPRTTSVRSTVSAPELAAALDAVRFAASTDPELPVLGGVLFDIEGEALRVVATDRYRLAVAHAGIDGQGGHDGSRVQFVVPSPLADAMRALLSDDVPVQLTVDGDRVLLETGDRQAAGQCLGHEFPDYRRLVRLPAGRRALVDVPAFREAVATGPVRASEVGEEDGPSCDLSVLKVAADGVVTVCEDGDDDRDKVAVNRDFLLDALAAGAADQLVLEFGAPKAPLAIRRTDTEDTFSLLMPVHLEN; this is translated from the coding sequence ATGCGCAGTATCGGTGAGATGGCCCGGGACAGCGGGCTGGGCGTGAGCGCCCTGCGGTTCTACGACGGGGCCGGCGTGCTGGTCCCGGCCTGGGTGGACCCGGTGAGCGGCTACCGCTGGTACGGCCCCGAGCAGCTCGGGGAGGCCCGGTTGCTGGCCCGGCTGCGCCGGGCGGGCATGCCGTTGGCCGACATCCGGCTGGTGCTGGCCGGCTGGTCCGCCGCGGACACCGATCTGGTGCGCACACTGCTCCAGGCGCATCTGCACCGTATGGAACGGGGGCTGTCCGATGCCCGCGGTGAGTTCTCCACGATCCGAGCACTACTCGAACGCAGGGAGAATCCCATGGCTTTGCCCCGCACCACCTCCGTCCGGTCCACCGTCTCGGCGCCCGAGCTGGCCGCCGCGTTGGACGCGGTCCGTTTCGCCGCCAGTACCGACCCGGAGCTGCCGGTGCTCGGCGGCGTCCTGTTCGACATCGAGGGCGAGGCGCTCCGTGTCGTGGCCACCGACCGGTACCGGCTGGCTGTCGCTCACGCCGGTATCGACGGGCAGGGCGGGCACGACGGGTCCCGTGTGCAGTTCGTCGTGCCCTCCCCGCTCGCCGATGCGATGCGGGCGCTGCTGAGTGACGACGTACCCGTCCAGCTCACCGTGGACGGTGACCGCGTACTCCTGGAGACGGGGGACCGCCAGGCCGCCGGCCAGTGCCTCGGCCACGAGTTCCCCGACTACCGTCGCCTCGTCCGCCTGCCCGCGGGGCGCCGCGCCCTCGTCGACGTCCCGGCCTTCCGGGAGGCGGTGGCGACCGGTCCCGTCCGTGCGAGCGAGGTGGGCGAGGAGGACGGTCCGTCGTGCGACCTCAGCGTGCTCAAGGTGGCGGCCGATGGCGTGGTGACCGTCTGCGAAGACGGTGACGACGACCGGGACAAGGTCGCCGTCAACCGGGACTTCCTGCTGGACGCCCTCGCCGCCGGAGCCGCGGACCAGCTGGTTCTGGAGTTCGGCGCCCCCAAGGCTCCCCTGGCGATCCGCCGGACCGATACCGAGGACACCTTCTCGCTCCTGATGCCCGTCCACCTGGAGAACTAG
- the mscL gene encoding large conductance mechanosensitive channel protein MscL, protein MSEKKKESVLAGFKAFLMRGNVVDLAVAVVIGAAFTNIVNSIVKGIIGPLVGAIGTKNLDVYKSCLKEPCGLDASGQPTGVEILWGSVLNATLTFVITAAVVYFLMVLPMAKYLAKAEARRKAKEGVQETMEITELEVLKEIRDALVAQRGTQGGAAGPTGPRDAL, encoded by the coding sequence GTGAGCGAGAAGAAGAAGGAGAGCGTCCTGGCGGGCTTCAAGGCCTTCCTGATGCGCGGCAACGTGGTCGACCTCGCGGTCGCCGTTGTCATCGGCGCGGCGTTCACGAACATCGTGAACTCCATCGTCAAGGGGATCATCGGACCGCTGGTGGGCGCCATCGGAACGAAGAACCTCGACGTCTACAAGTCGTGCCTCAAGGAACCGTGCGGCCTCGACGCGAGCGGTCAGCCGACGGGTGTCGAGATCCTCTGGGGTTCGGTGCTCAACGCCACGCTCACCTTCGTGATCACCGCGGCGGTGGTGTACTTCCTGATGGTGCTGCCGATGGCGAAGTACCTCGCCAAGGCGGAGGCCCGCCGCAAGGCCAAGGAAGGCGTCCAGGAGACCATGGAGATCACCGAGCTGGAGGTCCTCAAGGAGATCCGGGACGCTCTGGTGGCCCAGCGGGGCACCCAGGGCGGCGCCGCCGGTCCGACGGGTCCGCGCGACGCGCTGTAG
- a CDS encoding cytochrome P450 → MTLPAQRPGDAPGRELAEPGFWQQPPAHRLAAFARLRAADSPVFVPEGAKGAGHWALVRHAQVQEASRLPKVFASAPGVTTPEPARWVRALFGDSMVNLDGPDHAQLRKIVQRAFTPRLLAAAEEDIHAVAARIVDDVLDQRPDEFVSAVASRLPLEVICNMMGIPEHYRAEIADRVNHASENIGVERGLAARLRMPGRGLRALARMQRMVAGIGRERRRNPTDDLISALVCANVDGQALGARQLGAFFSLLMVAGVETTRNAITHGLTLLTDHPDQRELLLSDFEKYADGAVDEMIRHSTPIIQFRRTVAAEHTLDGHLFRPGDKVVLYYASANRDEAVFPEPDAFDITRSPNPHLGFGGGGPHFCLGAHLARVEMKALFRELLTRPVGLRAAGLPDLAGSNFDNRVRSLRFAFERP, encoded by the coding sequence ATGACACTCCCCGCACAACGACCCGGCGACGCCCCCGGCAGGGAACTGGCCGAGCCCGGCTTCTGGCAGCAGCCCCCCGCTCACCGCCTCGCCGCCTTCGCGCGCCTGCGCGCCGCCGACAGCCCCGTCTTCGTCCCCGAGGGGGCGAAGGGGGCCGGCCACTGGGCCCTCGTACGGCACGCCCAGGTCCAGGAGGCCAGCCGCCTGCCGAAGGTGTTCGCGAGCGCCCCCGGGGTGACCACCCCCGAGCCGGCCCGCTGGGTGCGGGCCCTGTTCGGGGACTCGATGGTCAATCTGGACGGCCCCGACCACGCCCAGCTCCGCAAGATCGTGCAGCGGGCCTTCACGCCCAGGCTGCTGGCGGCCGCCGAGGAGGACATCCACGCGGTGGCGGCCCGGATCGTGGACGACGTACTCGACCAGCGGCCCGACGAGTTCGTCTCGGCGGTGGCCTCCCGGCTGCCCCTGGAGGTCATCTGCAACATGATGGGCATCCCGGAGCACTACCGGGCGGAGATCGCCGACCGGGTGAACCACGCCTCCGAGAACATCGGCGTGGAGCGCGGACTGGCCGCCCGGCTGCGGATGCCCGGCCGCGGACTGCGGGCCCTGGCGCGGATGCAGCGCATGGTGGCGGGCATCGGGCGGGAGCGGCGCAGGAACCCCACCGACGACCTGATCTCGGCGCTGGTGTGCGCGAACGTCGACGGCCAGGCCCTCGGGGCCCGCCAGCTCGGCGCCTTCTTCTCGCTCCTGATGGTCGCCGGGGTGGAGACCACCCGCAACGCGATCACGCACGGCCTGACCCTGCTGACCGACCACCCGGACCAACGGGAGCTGCTGCTCTCGGACTTCGAGAAATACGCGGACGGGGCGGTGGACGAGATGATCCGCCACTCGACGCCGATCATCCAGTTCCGCCGGACGGTCGCCGCCGAACACACCCTGGACGGGCACCTGTTCCGCCCGGGCGACAAGGTGGTCCTCTACTACGCCTCCGCCAACCGCGACGAGGCGGTCTTCCCGGAGCCCGACGCCTTCGACATCACCCGCTCGCCCAATCCGCACCTGGGTTTCGGCGGCGGCGGCCCGCACTTCTGCCTGGGCGCGCACCTGGCCCGGGTGGAGATGAAGGCCCTCTTCCGGGAGCTGCTGACCCGGCCGGTCGGGCTGCGCGCGGCGGGCCTGCCGGATCTGGCGGGATCGAACTTCGACAACCGGGTCCGCTCGCTGCGGTTCGCGTTCGAACGCCCCTGA
- a CDS encoding ATP-grasp domain-containing protein — protein sequence MHAFAHHVPAVLLRLDRNPFHHGTLGAVRSLGRKGVEVHAVVEAGGGPMGRSRYLRALHPGPADGLDPEAPEALLECLSAVSERIGRPAVLVAMDDLSAIAVSRVAPMLTDRFRIPHQPDNLPARVADKAELSRLCARWDIAHPETVIPASGAEAADAAWRLGLPVVAKWSRPWLLPPGADGLRSTTLVHTTAEVRRLYERSAEAGSRLLLQRFLPAGPDTDWFFHGAFTRGGHPLLAGSGRKELSWPVRTGLTAVGRWLPDPAVEEAGLRLAERLGYQGILDLDFRRDERGTFRLVDFNPRPGAQFRLFTDAAGLDVVQAMYLDLTGQQVPQPAGGPGRVFVAENYALLAAVRGRSLPRRPAAGRAVAPTGPAADGQAEGAADPAPPVTAGRSGRPAARRGRGRVEAAWFAADDLTPFLAMLLAFLGRGFGKGARVLRGVPAQGRRTARAAVRTPRQRGRDQSGAAQLSRPAPPEAPAEPDELVTR from the coding sequence ATGCACGCGTTCGCCCACCATGTGCCCGCAGTTCTGCTCAGACTCGATCGGAATCCGTTCCACCACGGAACCCTTGGCGCCGTCAGATCCCTTGGCCGCAAAGGTGTGGAGGTCCATGCCGTCGTCGAGGCCGGGGGAGGACCCATGGGGCGTTCGCGGTACCTGCGTGCCCTGCATCCCGGGCCGGCGGACGGGCTGGACCCCGAGGCCCCCGAGGCGCTGCTGGAGTGTCTGAGCGCGGTGTCGGAGCGGATCGGCCGGCCGGCCGTGCTCGTCGCCATGGACGATCTGAGCGCCATCGCCGTGTCCCGCGTCGCCCCGATGCTGACGGACCGTTTCCGGATTCCCCATCAGCCCGACAACCTGCCCGCCCGGGTGGCCGACAAGGCGGAGCTGTCCCGGCTCTGCGCGCGGTGGGACATCGCGCACCCGGAGACCGTGATCCCGGCGAGCGGTGCCGAAGCGGCGGACGCGGCCTGGCGCCTGGGCCTGCCGGTGGTCGCCAAGTGGAGCAGGCCCTGGCTGCTGCCACCGGGGGCCGACGGGCTGCGGAGCACCACGCTCGTGCACACCACCGCCGAGGTGCGGCGGCTGTACGAGCGCTCCGCCGAGGCCGGGAGCCGGCTGCTGCTCCAGCGGTTCCTGCCGGCCGGTCCGGACACCGACTGGTTCTTCCACGGGGCCTTCACCCGGGGCGGCCACCCGCTGCTCGCGGGCTCCGGCCGCAAGGAGCTGTCCTGGCCGGTGCGCACGGGCCTGACGGCGGTGGGGCGCTGGCTGCCGGACCCGGCGGTGGAGGAGGCCGGGCTGCGGCTCGCCGAACGCCTCGGCTACCAGGGGATCCTGGACCTGGACTTCCGCCGGGACGAGCGCGGCACCTTCCGGCTGGTGGACTTCAACCCGCGTCCGGGGGCGCAGTTCCGGCTGTTCACCGACGCGGCCGGGCTGGACGTCGTACAGGCGATGTACCTGGACCTGACGGGCCAGCAGGTTCCGCAGCCGGCGGGCGGGCCGGGCCGGGTGTTCGTCGCCGAGAACTACGCACTGCTGGCGGCGGTCCGGGGACGCTCCCTGCCGCGCCGCCCCGCGGCGGGCCGGGCGGTGGCCCCCACAGGTCCGGCTGCGGACGGCCAGGCGGAGGGCGCGGCGGATCCGGCCCCGCCGGTGACCGCCGGCCGGTCCGGGCGGCCGGCGGCGCGGAGGGGCCGGGGGCGGGTGGAGGCGGCCTGGTTCGCCGCCGACGACCTGACGCCGTTCCTGGCCATGCTCCTCGCCTTCCTCGGGCGCGGGTTCGGCAAGGGGGCGCGTGTTCTGCGCGGCGTGCCCGCCCAGGGCCGGCGCACCGCCCGCGCGGCGGTGCGGACACCCCGCCAGCGGGGGCGGGACCAGTCCGGGGCGGCGCAGCTCTCCCGGCCCGCGCCGCCGGAGGCCCCGGCGGAGCCGGACGAGCTGGTGACCCGTTGA
- a CDS encoding SpoIIE family protein phosphatase — protein sequence MTGAGERLALNGMGSFEWDLDAGSLALDEAGMTVFDLEPEEFDGTPEGLGLRIPAADGERLAEAVATVVDGGGQTYGSYFTVQRRDGHDQWTHTQGRVLRDEEGRAYRIVGIVRDATAELSHAMALRKLESARIQQTTIVQRTTEALSRAVTVDDVTAALTGAGALERLGADGLALGLVEGGTIKMIALSGETLEILSERNFTRLDGSLPLSQTVLTRKARFVTSLAALGQEFPLLSDYLNRIQYDAAAYLPLIAQAKAIGGLVLFYRRRSEFSPEERNLCLGLAGIVAQSLQRALLFDQEREFATGLQAAMLPRRIPEITGGEIAVRYHSAWSGREVGGDWYDVISLPRDRVGIVVGDVQGHDTHAAAIMGQLRIALRAYAGEGHPPSTVLARASRFLAELDTERFATCMYAQVDLETGGVRAVRAGHLGPLIRHTDGRTGWPNVRGGLPLGLASVFEQEEFPETRLDLVPGETLVLCTDGLVEEPGTTITQGMDALAHAVRSGPQEAGALADHLSDRLWERWGSGDDVALLVLRRAPDPGTHRAPRIHQYIHQADPEGLSEARYALRQALRDWGMPELADDVELAAGELLVNALLHTDGGAVLTMEVLPEPVRRIRLWVKDRSSVWPRRRTPGEAATTGRGLLLVDALATHWGVESRGDGKAVWCEFDAGGSIRNMG from the coding sequence GTGACCGGGGCCGGGGAACGGCTCGCGCTGAACGGCATGGGCAGCTTCGAGTGGGACCTGGACGCCGGGTCGCTGGCGCTGGACGAGGCCGGGATGACCGTCTTCGACCTGGAGCCGGAGGAGTTCGACGGCACCCCGGAGGGCCTGGGGCTGCGGATCCCCGCCGCGGACGGGGAGCGGCTGGCGGAGGCCGTGGCCACGGTCGTGGACGGCGGCGGGCAGACGTACGGCTCGTACTTCACGGTGCAGCGGCGCGACGGCCACGACCAGTGGACGCACACCCAGGGCCGGGTGCTGAGGGACGAGGAGGGGCGCGCGTACCGGATCGTCGGCATCGTCCGCGACGCGACGGCGGAGCTGTCCCACGCCATGGCGCTGCGCAAGCTGGAGTCGGCCCGGATCCAGCAGACGACGATCGTGCAGCGGACCACGGAGGCCCTCTCGCGGGCGGTGACGGTCGACGACGTCACGGCCGCGCTGACCGGCGCGGGCGCACTGGAGCGGCTGGGCGCCGACGGGCTGGCCCTCGGGCTGGTCGAGGGCGGCACGATCAAGATGATCGCCCTGAGCGGGGAGACGCTGGAGATCCTCAGCGAGCGCAACTTCACCCGGCTGGACGGCTCGCTGCCGCTGTCCCAGACCGTGCTCACCCGCAAGGCCCGCTTCGTCACCTCGCTCGCCGCGCTGGGCCAGGAGTTCCCGCTGCTCAGCGACTACCTGAACCGGATCCAGTACGACGCGGCGGCCTACCTGCCGCTGATCGCGCAGGCCAAGGCCATCGGCGGGCTGGTCCTCTTCTACCGGCGGCGCAGCGAGTTCAGCCCCGAGGAGCGCAACCTCTGCCTGGGCCTCGCGGGCATCGTGGCCCAGTCGCTCCAGCGGGCGCTCCTCTTCGACCAGGAGCGCGAGTTCGCGACCGGTCTGCAGGCCGCCATGCTGCCGCGCCGGATCCCGGAGATCACCGGCGGGGAGATCGCCGTCCGCTACCACTCCGCCTGGAGCGGGCGGGAGGTCGGCGGGGACTGGTACGACGTGATCTCGCTGCCCCGCGACCGGGTCGGCATCGTGGTGGGCGACGTACAGGGCCACGACACTCACGCGGCGGCCATCATGGGGCAGCTGCGGATCGCCCTGCGGGCGTACGCGGGAGAGGGCCATCCGCCGTCCACGGTGCTGGCCCGGGCCTCGCGCTTCCTCGCCGAACTGGACACCGAGCGCTTCGCCACCTGCATGTACGCACAGGTGGACCTGGAGACCGGAGGCGTACGGGCGGTCCGCGCGGGCCACCTCGGACCGCTCATCCGGCACACGGACGGGCGCACCGGCTGGCCCAACGTGCGCGGCGGACTCCCGCTCGGTCTGGCCTCGGTCTTCGAGCAGGAGGAGTTCCCCGAGACCCGGCTCGACCTCGTCCCCGGGGAGACCCTCGTCCTGTGCACGGACGGCCTGGTGGAAGAGCCCGGCACCACCATCACCCAGGGCATGGACGCCCTCGCCCACGCCGTCCGCAGCGGCCCGCAGGAGGCCGGGGCGCTGGCCGACCACCTCTCCGACCGGCTCTGGGAGCGCTGGGGCTCCGGCGACGACGTGGCCCTGCTGGTGCTGCGCCGGGCCCCCGACCCGGGCACCCACCGCGCCCCCCGCATCCACCAGTACATCCACCAGGCCGACCCCGAAGGGCTCTCCGAGGCCCGCTACGCCCTGCGGCAGGCCCTGCGCGACTGGGGCATGCCGGAGCTGGCCGACGACGTGGAGCTGGCCGCCGGGGAACTGCTGGTCAACGCCCTGCTGCACACCGACGGCGGGGCCGTGCTGACCATGGAGGTGCTGCCGGAGCCGGTGCGGCGGATCCGGCTGTGGGTCAAGGACCGCTCCAGCGTGTGGCCCCGCCGGCGGACCCCCGGCGAGGCGGCCACCACGGGGCGCGGGCTGCTGCTGGTGGACGCGCTGGCCACGCACTGGGGCGTGGAGTCCCGGGGCGACGGCAAGGCGGTGTGGTGCGAGTTCGACGCCGGGGGAAGCATCAGGAACATGGGGTGA
- a CDS encoding DUF6299 family protein, whose protein sequence is MGIHATRMAVAALSALAAAAVFTAPAEATVYDQGISVQEYGHISEDGTVTLSGTYHCTNPSPKGAKLQIAASVTQGGTRLAFGGGEADCDGEEHAWEATGSLKYTPGIRPGAALAGAQLNEIHFSGLMPRSIDTVAEDQREIRLIAVG, encoded by the coding sequence ATGGGTATTCACGCAACCCGCATGGCCGTGGCAGCGCTGTCTGCTCTGGCCGCCGCAGCGGTATTCACCGCGCCCGCCGAGGCCACCGTCTACGACCAGGGAATTTCCGTACAGGAGTACGGTCACATTTCCGAGGACGGTACGGTCACCCTTTCCGGCACCTACCACTGCACCAACCCGTCACCCAAGGGGGCGAAGCTCCAGATCGCGGCCTCCGTCACCCAGGGCGGCACGCGGCTCGCCTTCGGCGGCGGCGAGGCGGACTGCGACGGTGAGGAGCACGCATGGGAGGCCACCGGCTCGCTCAAGTACACGCCGGGCATCCGCCCGGGCGCGGCGCTGGCCGGCGCCCAGCTCAACGAGATCCACTTCTCGGGCCTGATGCCGCGCTCCATCGACACGGTCGCCGAGGACCAGCGGGAGATCCGGCTGATCGCCGTCGGCTAG
- a CDS encoding DUF5949 family protein, producing the protein MTSTQAEIDRSQLGTLSVLAWIGDPSEAHDIPYLLAYTLGDGPGGRAAGEKAAVGLLEEIGLPIGDVVMDGTRNPAAFPVQILLEGNQIALTLPGMNAQCTAPDEWVAAADESGQAYFLFATRAWPEAVPGQPVDAETLQAFAGDESVLTGSAHCVLSVRRLQK; encoded by the coding sequence ATGACTTCTACTCAAGCCGAAATCGACCGGTCCCAGCTCGGCACCCTTTCGGTGCTCGCCTGGATCGGCGACCCCTCCGAGGCCCACGACATCCCGTACCTCCTCGCCTACACCCTCGGTGACGGCCCGGGGGGACGGGCGGCCGGTGAGAAGGCTGCCGTCGGGCTGCTGGAGGAGATCGGCCTGCCCATCGGCGACGTCGTCATGGACGGCACCCGCAACCCGGCGGCCTTCCCGGTGCAGATCCTTCTGGAGGGCAACCAGATCGCCCTCACCCTGCCCGGGATGAACGCCCAGTGCACCGCACCCGACGAGTGGGTCGCCGCGGCGGACGAGAGCGGCCAGGCGTACTTCCTGTTCGCCACCCGCGCCTGGCCCGAGGCCGTCCCGGGCCAGCCGGTCGACGCGGAGACCCTCCAGGCGTTCGCGGGCGACGAGTCGGTGCTCACCGGCAGCGCCCACTGCGTGCTGTCCGTGCGCCGGCTCCAGAAGTAG